Proteins from a genomic interval of Mycobacterium conspicuum:
- a CDS encoding Rv1535 domain-containing protein, whose protein sequence is MGRTDLPQADPLISPIASFLNVPFQQLYALLWRAGVLEIVEAQAAGKAAGDAEEVLAAPDRQRHG, encoded by the coding sequence ATGGGGAGGACCGATCTGCCGCAGGCCGATCCGCTGATTTCACCGATCGCCTCGTTCCTGAATGTTCCGTTCCAGCAACTCTATGCGTTGTTGTGGCGCGCGGGCGTCCTGGAGATCGTGGAGGCTCAGGCGGCTGGGAAGGCGGCTGGGGACGCTGAGGAGGTTCTGGCAGCTCCCGATCGTCAAAGACACGGCTGA
- a CDS encoding exodeoxyribonuclease III encodes MRLATWNVNSIRTRLDRVTDWLGRADIDVLAMQETKCSDSQFPTLPFFELGYEVAHVGFNQWNGVAIASRVGLDDVQIGFDGQPTWSSKPEVAATAEARALGAVCGGVRVWSLYVPNGRTLSDPHYLYKLDWLAALRATAAGWLRDDPAAPIALVGDWNIAPTDEDVWSPEFFVGSTHVSAPERQAFNAIVEAQFADVVRPFAPGPGVYTYWDYTQLRFPKRQGMRIDFILASPALAARVTDAQIVREERKGKAPSDHAPVLVDLRAE; translated from the coding sequence ATGCGGCTGGCCACCTGGAACGTGAATTCGATTCGCACCCGGCTGGACCGCGTCACCGATTGGCTGGGCCGCGCCGATATCGACGTGCTGGCCATGCAGGAAACTAAATGCTCCGATAGCCAGTTCCCCACATTGCCGTTCTTCGAGCTCGGCTATGAGGTCGCCCACGTCGGCTTCAACCAGTGGAACGGGGTGGCGATCGCCTCCCGGGTCGGCCTCGACGATGTGCAGATCGGCTTCGACGGCCAGCCCACCTGGAGCAGCAAGCCAGAGGTGGCCGCCACGGCGGAGGCCCGCGCCCTGGGCGCCGTCTGCGGGGGTGTGCGGGTGTGGAGTCTTTATGTGCCCAACGGCCGCACCCTTAGCGATCCGCACTACCTCTACAAGCTGGATTGGCTTGCCGCACTGCGTGCTACGGCTGCCGGATGGCTGCGCGATGATCCGGCGGCACCGATCGCGCTGGTCGGCGACTGGAACATCGCACCCACCGATGAGGATGTGTGGAGCCCCGAATTCTTCGTCGGCTCCACGCACGTCTCTGCGCCGGAACGTCAGGCGTTCAATGCCATCGTCGAGGCGCAATTCGCCGATGTGGTACGGCCTTTCGCCCCCGGTCCGGGCGTCTACACCTACTGGGACTACACGCAGCTGCGCTTCCCGAAAAGACAGGGCATGCGAATCGACTTCATTCTCGCTTCACCGGCGTTGGCGGCGCGGGTGACCGATGCCCAGATCGTCCGCGAAGAACGCAAGGGTAAGGCGCCCAGCGACCACGCGCCGGTGTTGGTCGACCTGCGCGCCGAATGA
- a CDS encoding peptide deformylase translates to MAVVPIRIVGDPVLHAPTTPVAVSADGSLPAELPELIATMYETMDAAHGVGLAANQIGYALRLFVYDCADDRGETQRRRGVVINPVLETSEVPETMPDPGDDDEGCLSVPGESFPTGRAKWARVTGLDADGSPITLEGTGLFARMLQHETGHLDGFLYLDRLIGRHARAAKRAVKSHGWGVPGLSWMPGEGPDPFGH, encoded by the coding sequence ATGGCAGTCGTACCCATCCGCATTGTGGGCGATCCGGTCTTGCACGCTCCGACCACACCGGTGGCTGTCAGCGCCGACGGTTCGCTGCCGGCCGAGCTGCCCGAGTTGATCGCGACCATGTACGAGACCATGGACGCCGCGCACGGGGTGGGGCTGGCCGCCAACCAGATCGGCTACGCGCTGCGGCTGTTCGTCTACGACTGCGCGGACGACCGCGGCGAGACGCAGCGCCGCCGCGGCGTGGTGATCAATCCGGTACTGGAAACCTCCGAGGTTCCCGAGACCATGCCCGACCCGGGCGACGACGACGAAGGCTGCCTGTCGGTTCCCGGCGAATCGTTCCCCACCGGCCGGGCCAAGTGGGCGCGGGTCACCGGCCTCGACGCCGACGGCAGTCCGATCACCCTCGAGGGCACCGGCCTGTTCGCCCGGATGCTGCAACACGAAACCGGTCACCTCGACGGATTTCTCTACCTGGACCGCCTGATCGGCCGGCACGCGCGTGCCGCCAAGCGTGCCGTCAAGTCGCACGGCTGGGGAGTTCCGGGACTGTCCTGGATGCCGGGCGAGGGACCTGACCCGTTCGGCCACTGA
- a CDS encoding DUF3263 domain-containing protein, translating to MDSAMARANQAGDDADITDGLSRREHDILAFERQWWKFAGVKEDAIKELFSMSATRYYQVLNALVDRPEALAADPMLVKRLRRLRASRQKARAARRLGFEVT from the coding sequence ATGGACAGCGCCATGGCGCGGGCAAATCAAGCGGGGGACGACGCTGACATCACCGACGGGCTCAGCCGCCGGGAACACGACATCCTGGCGTTCGAGCGCCAGTGGTGGAAGTTCGCCGGGGTCAAGGAAGACGCCATCAAGGAGCTGTTCTCGATGTCGGCGACGCGCTACTACCAGGTGCTCAACGCGCTGGTGGACCGCCCCGAGGCGCTGGCGGCCGATCCCATGCTGGTGAAGCGGCTGCGGCGGTTGCGCGCCAGCCGCCAGAAGGCGCGCGCGGCGCGGCGCCTCGGCTTCGAGGTGACCTGA
- a CDS encoding LytR C-terminal domain-containing protein, with product MNERVPDSSGLPLRAMVMVLLFLGVIFLLLGWQALGSSGHSDDESAAPASSVTSTTTKTSPSPKPAPNQAEVRVYNISSQEGVAARTRDQLTAAGFKVTEVGNLPAPDVKVTTVYYSDAEGEHATADAVGQKLQAPVEARIPALANQPPGVIVLVAG from the coding sequence ATGAATGAGCGCGTCCCCGATTCGTCGGGGCTTCCCCTGCGGGCCATGGTGATGGTGCTGCTGTTCCTCGGAGTCATTTTCCTGCTGCTCGGGTGGCAGGCGCTGGGTTCTTCCGGGCACTCCGACGACGAATCGGCCGCGCCGGCGTCGAGTGTGACGTCGACCACCACCAAGACGTCGCCCAGCCCCAAGCCGGCCCCGAACCAGGCCGAGGTCCGGGTGTACAACATCTCTTCGCAAGAGGGCGTTGCCGCGCGCACCCGGGACCAGCTGACGGCCGCCGGCTTCAAGGTGACCGAAGTCGGGAACCTGCCGGCGCCCGATGTCAAGGTCACCACCGTTTACTACAGCGACGCCGAGGGCGAGCACGCCACCGCCGACGCGGTCGGCCAGAAGCTGCAAGCGCCCGTCGAGGCGCGCATTCCCGCGCTCGCCAACCAGCCGCCGGGCGTCATCGTGCTCGTTGCCGGTTGA
- the sodC gene encoding superoxide dismutase[Cu-Zn]: MPKIAGRRTVAAAAVTSCVALLCACSSPQHASSVPGTTPAIWTGSPSPSSSKAPGAPGAVAAPQKSITTHLKAPDGTQVAIAEFEFTSNHVTVKIDTVAVGVLTPGFHGVHIHKVGKCEPNSVAPTGGAPGDFLSAGGHFQVAGHSAEPASGDLTSLEVRKDGTGTLLTTTDAFTMDDLLAGEKTAIIIHAGADNFANIPPDRYNQVNGAPGPDATTMSTGDAGKRVACGVIGAG; this comes from the coding sequence ATGCCTAAGATTGCCGGTCGCCGTACCGTCGCTGCCGCCGCCGTCACGTCATGCGTCGCGCTGCTCTGCGCGTGCTCATCGCCCCAGCACGCCTCGTCAGTCCCGGGCACCACGCCGGCGATCTGGACCGGATCCCCCTCGCCGTCGTCTTCCAAAGCCCCTGGCGCCCCGGGGGCGGTGGCGGCGCCGCAGAAGAGCATCACCACCCACCTCAAGGCGCCTGACGGCACGCAGGTCGCGATCGCGGAATTCGAGTTCACCAGCAACCACGTCACGGTCAAGATCGACACGGTCGCGGTCGGTGTGCTCACGCCGGGCTTTCACGGAGTGCACATCCACAAGGTGGGCAAGTGTGAGCCCAACTCCGTCGCACCCACCGGCGGCGCGCCGGGCGACTTCCTGTCGGCGGGCGGGCATTTCCAAGTGGCGGGGCACTCGGCCGAACCGGCCAGTGGCGACCTGACCTCCCTCGAGGTGCGTAAAGACGGCACCGGAACGTTGCTGACCACCACGGACGCCTTCACCATGGATGACCTGTTGGCCGGCGAGAAGACCGCGATCATCATCCACGCCGGCGCCGACAACTTCGCCAACATTCCGCCGGATCGCTACAACCAGGTCAACGGGGCGCCCGGTCCCGACGCGACGACGATGAGCACCGGTGACGCTGGCAAGCGGGTGGCGTGCGGTGTCATCGGTGCCGGCTAG
- a CDS encoding glutamate--cysteine ligase: MPARNRAHIDFAGSPRPTIGVEWEFALIDAQTRDLSNEGPAVIAEIGENPRVHKELLRNTVEVVTGICDSAAEATEDLRETLGPARQIVRDRGMELFCAGTHPFARWSTQKLTDAPRYAELIKRTQWWGRQMLIWGVHVHVAIASAAKVMPIMTSLLNYYPHLLALSSSSPWWGGEDTGYASNRAMMFQQLPTAGLPFHFQRWAEFEGFVYDQKKTGIIDHMDEIRWDIRPSPHLGTLEVRILDGVSNLRELGALVALAHCLVVDLDRRLDAGETLPTMPPWHVQENKWRAARYGLDAVIILDADSNERLVTDDLPDLLTRLEPVAKSLHCVDELAAVVDIYRDGASYQRQRRVAEEHDGDLRAVVDALVGELDI, encoded by the coding sequence GTGCCGGCTAGAAATCGAGCCCACATCGATTTCGCCGGCTCACCCCGGCCGACGATCGGGGTGGAGTGGGAATTCGCGCTCATCGACGCGCAGACCCGCGACCTGAGCAACGAAGGGCCCGCGGTCATCGCCGAGATCGGCGAAAACCCCCGCGTGCACAAGGAATTGCTGCGCAACACCGTCGAGGTGGTCACCGGCATCTGCGACTCCGCCGCCGAAGCGACGGAGGATCTCCGCGAAACCCTGGGCCCCGCACGCCAAATCGTCCGGGACCGCGGGATGGAGCTGTTCTGCGCCGGCACCCACCCGTTCGCCCGGTGGTCGACGCAGAAGCTCACCGACGCGCCGCGCTACGCCGAGCTGATCAAGCGCACCCAGTGGTGGGGCCGACAGATGCTGATCTGGGGTGTGCACGTCCACGTCGCGATCGCCTCGGCCGCCAAGGTGATGCCGATCATGACGTCGCTGCTCAACTACTACCCGCACCTGTTGGCGCTGTCGTCGTCCTCGCCGTGGTGGGGCGGGGAGGACACCGGCTACGCCAGCAACCGCGCCATGATGTTTCAGCAACTGCCGACCGCCGGGCTGCCGTTTCACTTTCAGCGGTGGGCGGAGTTCGAGGGCTTCGTCTACGACCAGAAGAAGACCGGCATCATCGACCACATGGACGAAATCCGTTGGGACATCCGGCCTTCGCCGCATCTGGGCACCCTCGAGGTGCGGATCTTAGACGGCGTTTCCAACCTGCGTGAATTGGGCGCGCTGGTCGCATTGGCGCACTGTTTGGTTGTCGACCTGGACCGCCGCCTGGACGCCGGCGAGACGCTGCCGACCATGCCGCCGTGGCATGTTCAGGAGAACAAGTGGCGCGCCGCTCGCTACGGACTGGACGCGGTGATCATCCTGGACGCCGACAGCAACGAGCGGTTGGTCACCGACGACCTGCCCGATCTGCTGACCCGGCTGGAGCCGGTCGCGAAGTCGCTGCACTGCGTGGACGAGCTTGCCGCGGTGGTCGACATTTACCGCGACGGCGCGTCGTATCAGCGGCAGCGGCGGGTTGCCGAGGAACACGACGGCGACCTGCGCGCGGTGGTCGATGCGCTGGTCGGGGAGCTGGACATCTGA
- a CDS encoding LON peptidase substrate-binding domain-containing protein: MTESVALAMFPLQSALLPNEDLPLRIFEPRYSALVRDCLGNDDPFGVVLISRGREVGGGDTRCDVGVLARIAEHAELGSGRYVLQCRTGERIRVSEWLPDDPYPRAMVRVWPDEPGEPVTADQILELEDRVMALFERIAAARDAQLPSRDTLLGADRDTGDAARWLYTLASRLPIGAADRYAVLSAPSVADRLAALSEAVDTVTEMVEFQLSE; this comes from the coding sequence ATGACGGAATCCGTTGCGCTGGCGATGTTTCCGTTGCAGTCGGCGCTACTGCCCAACGAGGATCTGCCGCTGCGCATCTTCGAGCCGCGCTACAGCGCGCTGGTGCGCGACTGCCTCGGCAACGACGATCCGTTCGGCGTGGTACTCATCTCGCGTGGCCGCGAGGTCGGGGGCGGCGATACGAGATGCGACGTCGGCGTGCTGGCCCGCATCGCCGAACACGCCGAGCTCGGCTCGGGCCGGTATGTGTTGCAGTGCCGCACCGGTGAGCGCATCCGGGTCAGCGAGTGGCTGCCCGACGATCCCTACCCACGGGCCATGGTGCGGGTCTGGCCCGACGAGCCCGGCGAGCCGGTGACGGCCGACCAGATACTCGAACTGGAAGACCGGGTGATGGCGTTGTTCGAGCGGATCGCGGCCGCCCGCGACGCGCAGCTGCCGAGCCGCGACACGTTGCTGGGCGCCGACCGCGACACCGGTGACGCGGCACGGTGGTTGTACACGTTGGCATCTCGGCTACCGATCGGTGCGGCCGACCGCTACGCCGTGCTGTCGGCGCCCTCGGTCGCCGATCGGCTAGCCGCGCTCAGTGAGGCGGTCGATACGGTCACCGAGATGGTGGAGTTTCAGCTGTCCGAATAA